Genomic segment of Gasterosteus aculeatus chromosome 4, fGasAcu3.hap1.1, whole genome shotgun sequence:
CTGCTTAGTTTATTGTTATCCAGCAGCAAAATCTTTAAATTTGGCAGCGTTTGAAACACGTCAGATGTCAGGACCCGGATTTCATTCCCTGTGAGGTCCAGCTTCTCTAAAGTGGTCCAGGTCCACTCCATGCCACACGTCAAGTTGCTGATTTTATTCCACTGCAGATAGAGAAACTGGAGGGCAACAAGGCGAGGGAAGTGGGCCAAGTTGATCTTGGTCAGCTGATTGTGCTCCAAGTGGAGCTCTTTAAGCTTAATGAGCCCAGCAAATCCATTCCGGGCCAGGCTGCGCAGGCGGTTGCTGCTCAGGCCCAAATACTCCAGGCTGCGGCAGTCCCAGAACGCGCGAACAGGTGTGGTGCGGAGCAAATTGGAGCGGAGGTGGAGTATCTGGAGCTTTCTCAGTCCGTGAAACAGTTCTGGTTCCAATGCGGTCATCTGATTGAAGGACAGGTCAAGTATCTGGAGGTTGATGAGGTGGATGAAGGATGTGTTGGGCAACTTGGTGATGCGGTTGGAGCTCAGGTTGAGGTCCTTCAGCTTGTAGAGCCCTTGAAAGGCGTCCTCTTGCACTGCTGTAATCTGGTTGTGGTCTAGATGGAGCCAGGTGAGCTGGCTGAAGCCGTAGAACTGATCGGGGCTGAGCTCGGTGATGGTGTTGTGACGTAGTGACAACCCCAGGGCCCCCTTGTCTACAGCATCCGGGGGCGCCTGAAGCCCCTGGGTGTCGCAGTAGAACTGCAGGTCTTCACAGCGGCATTTTTGCGGGCAGGTCGTGCACGATGCAGGAGGCAGCAGGCACACTAGGAGCATGCTGATCACACTCAGACACAGAGCCGCTGGTGCAGGTCCCACCAATGGCCACCTTGAATGGAAACCTGGGTGGGTTCAAAGATAACAGAATGAACTGTGGGGCGGGAAAGCTTATCTCTGCAGAGCACTTATTACTAATTCATGGTGACTATTGTGCTTTTTCTACTGTGCTCTTTCTCTACTGTGCACAGCgcaatatagatttttttttttttttttttgttgacaacTTTCATGGTTGCTCCTAAGCATGATTTATTTGGACTCCGCTTTAAATGAAGATGTTAGTTTAGCATTTATTGATCGGTTGCATACGTGAGCTGGACTTTGTTTTGACATCCTTGCTATTTATATACACGTTATTTTGTTGACACTTTGCGATTAGTCACCAATACATAGATTCCTGCTGCTTTGTCATCTATTGCGCATATTTTTGCCCCTGTTTTGTCAGCTAGAATGTGCAGATGTCCTTTTTGAATTcctagattttttttatttctaaaaatcACTTGAGTACTGCGTTACAATTTAATGTTATATTGCTATATTCCCAACTAGTGTGTCGTGAAGAAGAAAATGGGGCAGTTGCGGTAAAGAGATGAGGCTGAAGAGCTTTTAGTCCTTAGCCTCCCTCTTACTTGAATTCCCTATTCATGTCCAGACGACGGTATAAAGGGACTAACTTACCCATTCTTTTGTGCACATCGGAGGCTGCATTCAACTGTCCTTTTCCGCAGACTCTTGGAGCAACCAGATGGAAGAAAaatccaaaggaaaaaaaaccctttgagTAAGCACAAAAGGAATCAGCCTCTTTGGAAAAAAAGCAATTCTGAGCCCACACAAttgaaacaaaatatgaaattcCATGTCCCGAGATGATATTATTCCGGCGACTCCTTCCGAAAATCCAAGCTCAGAGAAAGGGTTGAATCTTTTCCTTCATCCTCGGGAACcttgaataaatatttatataattctttctctttttttcaagttGATCAGTTGCGTCCAGAGCGACTCCGGTGAACataacccccctccctccgccccactccttgctcctcttttttttccttttcttttttttacccttttgtTTCCCTTCCACCGCAATGATGTCAGCTCAGATGGTTAATTGACGATCAAGCATCTCCCTCTCATGTCCGCGCTCTCCCGACCCTAACTTGTTGATGGCAGCCAGAGATCCTGCTCCCTGTGCCGGCTCCGTCTCGGCATAGCCTCTGCAGAGCTGTGAGCGGAGCCCTCGTCTGCTAGCTGAgacgcagggagggagggaaaaaaaaaagcagagcagGGAGTCGGGGATGTTATTCTGTGCTTTTCTGTTGCAGCCACTCACTGCTACAGAGTGGTGGCAGCCTGGCGTCGATCATCActactgtttctctctctctctctcgcaaaCACCCTCTCACTCTCTTGCTCAGTCGCTTGCTCTCTACCTCATTCGCACTGGCCGTGCACCTGTCGTCCTCCACCCTTCTCTCGCATCCCCACTTCCTTCTCACTGGCTCGTCACCATCAGAATATTGATATCTTGAACGTGTTGCGGCAGCTTGCTGTTGAAATTAAACACCGCTGTAAATCTCCGCTTCGCCTCCAGTATGCGCTTTGTATGAATGCGTGCCAGAGACTCtcatgaaatgtgtgaaatacGCAAAAAACTCACTGTAGTTGGTAACTTGTGGCTCCAGACAACATAAACATGACTACGACCACGGGGAGTAAAGACATGCTGCGTTCCCTCAACTCTGTACGGGTATTCATTATGCTATTGCCATTAGACCAATTGCAACGCTAACAGAATTGTCATAATTTACATATCCTGAGCACCGTGCTTGCAGGTGACCTATGGCCAGCTGCTCTGTAGCTAAATCAAGCTAGCTTTTAACATGCAATAGACAATGTTTATAGTTTAGTTAAAAGGCGTTGAGAGTGCTTGACAGAATTACGTATCTGAAAATGCTAACTTTTCCTCATTTATTGTAAGTGGAAATGGGTGTGAGGGTAACTTCAATGACCTGGATGAGACGCAGCCAAAGACGAGATGCAAGAGACTGCGAGGCACTGACGTCTTTAGCGTGGTACTTAAACACCCGTTTCCACTCAAGCATCTTTTCATTGAAACACATCCACAGGTCGCTTAAGCCCTCCGCCCGTCCATGTtttatacatttcatttcataatcTCAGTTCTTCCGACAGTGCCTTTCCAAGTCCCTTGACCAGCACGTTGCTGTCATTGTCATTTCTTGTAGCTTGCATAAGTCAACGCGCTGAATGGGCATAGAAGGCACTGACCTCTGATCATTTGCcactttgtttgcatttaattcTCCCACAACCCAGTGATTCTGTAGGAAAGGGATGTTAAATGCTAAATCTGTCCTAAAGGACATGGATTAAGACCCACTTGAGGAACATAAAAGCTGCTGCAGACAAACTGATTCCATAATAAGCACCTGAAGTGCTTTAGAACCCTCTAGCatggaaatgaaatgtaggCTTGGCGTGAATAAAACAGGAATAAGGGACTAGGGGCAGAGCGGACTAAACCCCCGACCACAGCACTGCATCCAAGCAGCACAAAATCGCAGGGGATTAGTAGAAGCTGCCGGCCCCCAACTACATGCACAACCCCCTGATGGGCAAAGAGCAGTGGGGGAAGGGGCAGGTCAATGGTGGTGTGTCGCAGTTGAtcttagcattttattttttttatatatttaatttaaactttTGGATTTTCCATGCTTCGCTGGAGCAGTTTGCAGTGTGGGACTGAGCATGTCTCGGCTCTCAGCAGGGGGGGCAGTAGTTGGTCCTTTGACTGCTGCATAACGTTAAACTGTGTGACCGCTGCCAACAGTGTTAAGAAAGACGATCCTGTGGGGAAGCAATTAGAGATGTAGTTTCAGAGTTGCTTTACATTATTAGTGCTTGTGATTAGCCGTGATGCTgctttttacttaaaaacaaagaaaggacTAGTAGTCTTTCTACTAGATGTTGACAGACTAATTGTTTTGGCTGATTAAATCTGGCAGCTTATGTTTTACAAACCTTTTTTCAGAGGAACTGGGCTCCATTAGCGGCCACCACTCGTGATCCAGGGAAATGCTGTTTTATATTGACGCTCCATACACATAACGAGGGccacatattttaaaaatatctgtGCGGATATGAATATCTCAGATAATGATCTTAACCACTGTtggacaaaccaaacaaatggAAGAACCTCTATGTTCAACAATTGTTACTGATGTTGGCCCATTAATTACATTAAGAACGTGTCAGTGATATTGAGCTATACAAATATCTTCCTGGCAACGGTGGATTAATTTGAGAGAACACCAGGACGAACCAGGAATAAGAATGAATTGGAATAAAGGAAGCCCGTATCTATCTCATTAATAAACTAGAGCCTGCATCACAGGTTGGCTGTTGGCTCCCTGTAATGAATcgtgcagtgttctcttcaattTTCATGTAGAGGTCTGTGTTGACAGCAAGGCTTGAACAGTATTTGGCTTTCTTTGATCCCTCCAGGAATACAAATTCCAATTTAAATGCAGTTTACAAAAACAGCAATTAAATGGGTGTGGTGTCCATGAATTATAGCACTGATATAGATGCAAATCGGCTCTTTTTATAACCCAAAGCAGCTGTgccttttgtgtttgcgtgttgtAATGCGATCGCTCAGGAAAATACATCCCGGAGTTTCAACATAGGGCGCCTGGGCCCTTTTGACAGCTGACTTGGCGCAACGGTTTACGATGACTAAAAGGATCACAAATGGATCAGGATTGGTATCTGCAAAACACTAGCTGCACTGTAATCTGGAGGTCCATTTTGAGCTCTTGCTGGAACTTGTTACTAATGAAATGTATACAACTTCCCTTTGCCTCACAGCAAACTGTTGCCCTTTGCAATTGCAAGAACCTACAAAATTGCTCAGATTGCAGAAGAAGGAAATGCACACAACTTGAAACATTCTTTAAACAGTTTTATGTTCTCACAATTCCATGATCATTAAAGTATTTGCTTCTCACTAACCGCTCTCATTGTTTGTTTCAGGCTGGGAGGAAGGATCGGAGCGACGCTCTGAACACCGCCATTGACCGGATGACCAAGAAGACCAGAGACCTTCGCagacaggtttttatttttttcatcttaATCGCGCTGTCATGTGGCTCACtgaatcattattttaaaaaacaaaaagcaaatgaCATTTCTTCGTTGCCAACAACCTGCCACCCACTTGTTTCCTTGGCGACGTGATCTACTGTTGCTTTAGCATTGGGCAACAAATGCTGACAGCACAACACAGAGGTTACCCGACAATATATATTGCCGTGGCAAAGACGGCACTCTGTGAACAAGTGGTCAAACAATCACTCATCTTTGGAAAATATTCAGCCAACGGCAATCAGAAGTCATTTGCTCATTGTTATTTATGGCCGCGTACAGCGGTTGCGTTGCTTTACTTGTTTGTGTCtatgaatttatttttgaatttaTGGTGATGGGGATATATTATTCTAACTGTgccttgtttcctttttttaaatgtcttcctTCACAGCTGCGTAAAGCTGTCATGGACCACGTCTCCGACTCTTTCCTGGAGACCAATGTGCCCCTCTTGGTCCTGATCGAAGCTGCAAAGAATGGCAACGAGAAGGAAGTCAAGGAATACGCACAGGTGTTCCGTGAGCACGCCAACAAGCTCATCGAGGTAATTTAACTTCGGCGTCTCTGTTCGGTCTCTAGGTTTGTTCCCCTGTGAGCCAACTTAAGAATCACAGCGTCGCAGTAAGTAGCAATCTGGGATCTTTCCAccataatgaaaacaaaaatgctaTTTTACATTGAAGTTATTTTAGCTGGTTGGGTTTCTTTGTCACACTCCCACCCAAACACATTTAGTAAATAGAAGGTGAGGCGGATTCTAATCTGATGCTAAATTGAGCAGACCAACCAAACATTGCTGTGTTGTCACAACAACAGATCAATTTTTTTAAGTACAACCAAAGGACTGAAACAACAACTCAAGGATAAGTGCTACCTCTGGGAAAAGGATGTCCTTGCCTCAACATATTGATGTACTCTTCATTATTGGACAACTCCAAGTGTTCCTCATACTTACAAAGAGAAATATCTTAAAAGGAGGCAGAATGCATCCTGCTTCTTGCTGCTCTCTGTGGTTGGTTTCATGTCTTAACAGAAGTGCTCATTGCGGGACGacagatttttttggggggcggcaGCAGCAAAGTGTTGGACTTTGATGGGCAACAAGCTGACAGAAACCTGAGCGATACTCAGTAGGGGTGTTTCCCTCCATTTCTCAAATGTCCGTGTCACAGCGTGATACgctgacatttgaaagtgaCTTCTTCGCATGGGCAGATGGCCATGAGAGTAGCTGGATCGGTTGGCAAGTATCTACATTCACTGGGGAAACCGCTGAAGCATCAGAGGCAAAAGGGAACCACTCTGGGGAGGGGACCCTGAAGGCTGCAGTGTCAGAAGTGGCATTAAAGGACAACATTTGTGGACTTTCCTAATGCTGAAGCACTGTAGCTTTAATCTGCTCAGAACACTCGGATGGGATACACAAAGGACTATGAATGGTTTCGCATGTTTTAGTCCTCTACACACCACATTTGGGTGTGATTAAGTTGGATGGTGTCAATCTAAGTAGCATAGATAAAGTccttaaatgtgtgtttcagCTGTCAAATAGAACAAGCACACTGCCCCCAATAAACTGATTGGATGTCAACAATGAAACTGAAGAAAAGAACCCTTCCGTTATAATAATGGATGATATTGATAATTTTTACTCTTTCCATGTCATGTGGAACTAAACTGTTAAGTCTAAATCTTACTAAGATTTGTTAGTAATATGGATCTGTaaaagtaaacattttttaattctctACTCCCAAATCCGGAATAAGACCCCACGAAGTCATGTTTAAAAAATAGAAGACATAGTTACTGATACTAATGTATGGTAAGTGACTGAGTTGTTCTTGCAGTAGTAAATTAAGGCAAAGGGTCGTAGCTTAAATGTAGTGATTATTATCATTAGAAAATTGAGAATTGCACTGGCTTAGAAATCTAAATCTCAAGGTAATACAGTAATACTAATCACTTGGATCATAttgttaatatttaaatatgcaGAACGTACATCCTATAATGTTACAGCcacaaattgcaaaaaaaaggttggttGTAAATTGCAAAGAATACagtcaaatgttgttttactgCTCTAGAGTGAACCAACATTAATGCAGTAATGGATGAGCCGCAGGAAGTTTTGCAGTCGTTGCCGCTCACTGAAATAATCTCATTTCCCTTCCAATGTGTCATGTGAAGTGGGTGTTTTGGGACGGGGTTACGATGTCATAGCAAAAGTGACAATGTTTGGTTTTTAACACCTAAGGAGTTCATATCATGAATGTGATATGTCGGGAACAGCAAGTGCCACAAATCTGTTTGTATGACATCACGAGTTGTTTATTTGAAGCCTGCCTTAAGGCAAATGGTCCATATTGATCCACATTCATTAGTTGTCCCCTTTTTAAGCAGGTCCTTTACTCAATCACACTAAAGCATTTGAAAAATTTGCATGTAATTAATCTGTTATGTAATTAATTAAAGATTGTCTGACCTGACACTGTACACCTTTTGCTAATTGCAGTCGGACCAAAAATATTCCACATTGCATTGATAATCTGTTGACTTTGCTATTATCTCCATCAGGAGAAGCGTGCGCGCGTGTGGCTGTGGCTAATCTTCTGCTGCATCAAACGGAATAATGTTTGCTTGCTGCAATGGTTGTGAGAGCAGCGCACGGTGGTTAAAACCAGTTTTGAAAGCCAAGTCATGTTTAAAAACGGACGAGGATTCAGCTGATCCTAATGAATATTTCACTAATGCAGGGGGTATAAGACTTGAATGGTGAATCATTTATATAATTGAATAACTACATGTTAAAGCGTATTATTAGGGCCTTGCTATCTATGCATTGAATAGAGgctccctttttatttatttttttgccagaTTGAAGTCTTTTGTTCAACTACTTCGCTCCCCTGCATTCGTTGCTGATCGTCTTTTGAGTTAAAGTGAGGAGTATTTTGCGGCGGCGTTGTGTCCAGACACAGGTTTCGCATACTGTGGGTGTTTTTCATTCAATCACACTGCTGCCGTGGTCGTGGCAGACCGACCCGGGGGACGTCTTCACTCTGCTGAGTGAACCTCTCTAGGTCGTGATGTTATTAGTCTCTGTTCAGATGTTAGGAAACTACGTCAAGCAGTGTCCTCCTGCTGATTTTTTGCAATTGTtgagtgttttattgttttcgtCCGATGTTACTTTTTAACCGAAATCTTTCGAGTGGGGGGGGATTGACACAGCTTAGTGTTGTTTCCCTGCTGCTCAGCAGAATGTGGAGATTTAAGcgcacagtctgcagaggaagaaTGAAGCCCAGAACGACAGCTGGATAAATACAAAAGTGGATATTTAGGATCTGTAATGTCGTCTTGGAGCTTGGCCTAAGGATGGTAGGGACCAGATATGGGGTTAGTTTACATTGTTTAGACGCGGTTGTTTCCCCCGAGTGTGAATTCTTTAGTGATTATGGGCTTTGGAGTAAGGAGCCACTAAGTTAGAGATTTTCAACATGACAAACCGGGATGCAGGGATGCCACCACTGAGGTGTGACCAATGATCCCAATGAAATGGTGTAATCAGCAGTGGAGATGGCCTGAATAGCAATGTTTTTCCACCGTGCCTAAAGCCTTTTGTTTAATGCATAGAAAGTAGAATCAAATAATGAAATGGgttaacgtttgtttgtttcatttgatgACAAATGCTGTTAGGGTAAGCTGAATCTGTTTCTTAAACCTGACTTGACTTTTAGCAAGCTTCCAAACGTCTCTCATAGTGAGCTTCTAAAAAAGGAATACTGCTAAAAATGTTTACCTCCTGATTTTATCAAGAGCAGCAATGACATTGCATATTGAGCTTTCAAAACGTAttatcttcttcctctccctttctGCCATCCAAGAGAAAATATTTATGGAGTATCCAACCTCGTTTGGCTACACTTTTTTTCAGGGTTCCCATTGCAGGTTATTTTGTCAGTTAATCAAAAAGGATGCATATCATCTTTAAGTTGTAAAACACTGATTCATTGTGCCCGTTTTTTTGTTTAGTACTGGAATAATTTGACGGTAGTGGTTAACTGGTTTGACTTTCTATTCAGGTCCAATACCAGCATAATATTCACCCTGTTGTGCACAGACTCTCACGTGGTGTGCGTGGTATGGTCGTTGAAGAGACTGGTTTTATAGGATTGTcttcctttgtgtgtctgccaaGATGGCATAATTGAGTCACACGTCCTTACCCATTTCACGTACTTGTCATTGAACGACGTGTATATCTCTGCGGGATCAGGTTTGTCTAACTTTGTAGGCTATTTTGCTTCTGTGGAGTACAAAGGAATGTAAATCTGTGTATTTAGACCTTTGTCTCCGTAAACTCCGACTCCCCTGACACTTGAAAAAGCTACATGGCAGGTGGGAGGGCATTACTTGACTTTCCTGTTTGAATTCCTCCGCAGCCTCTTTATGCTAAAATGGCTGCTTTCCCAGTAGCGGCATCATAAGAGCGAGGGAAGGCTTATGTGAAAGATCATGGAAGTGAAAGGGCAGGTCTTCCCAAAAAGTGCCAGTTTGGCTTTTACATAACTCCTCTCTCAACCTTCCTCTCGGGTTACTGCATTTCCCTCCCTGTGGTCCCTGCATGTGTTTGCATAGTGATGTAGGATGTTTATATCAATGTTTCAGTGCTTCACCAGCGCGGTGGAGTAAGTGCTTCTCATCAGCAAAAATTGCTGTGGAAATTGTGAGGCGGGCGAGGGGCATCTTCTGGCAGTGCTTAAGTGACtgaggaggaggcgagggcTGCTCACGTTCATCCACCGCGCCACTCTCGCACCCAGCAAGGCTTTCCCCCCACCAGCGCTGTCCTGGAATTTTCCGTATTATCTTCACAGCTTTGTTCCACATTCCGTCCTGTCATAATAGGATTTTTCCTGGAGATCCGAGACCCCCAGTAGAGTTCATTAGGGCAAACGTGAGCCGTCACAAGACCACATGGGGTCAAAATCGACCTCATTAATCCtattcaaatgaatgtgatCTATGTATTATGAACCTTCATTTGATCAAACATTAGGCCCCTTTTTGTAACACCATGCAATGTTTGAATGCAATCGATcatgaatgttttatattattatgGTGAAACTGCATCTTTGTTTACTGCCAATGTAATCGCCTCACTGCTAATGTTGCTGCGTGACCCAGATCTCAGTGAATCATTGAATTACAAATATGACCGATTCATTACTGAAACTACGAAAATAAGACCCAGATTGCAACCCTTGTTTCTGCTGTAGTGAAATCCAGATTTTATtcttataccttttttttttttttatagttgatTGTGTTTCAGCGCATTTTCTGTCCATTTGATAATCCCGCTTTGGCATTGTTCCTCATATCCCAGGCATGTTGTTTCAGCATGGTTGCCAGCATATCCATACCCACAAATGGGAATATTCAAAGTCCCTGACCTAAATTTTGTGAATATGATGAGATGCATAATGTGACGTAATAATAATTactaattataattaataatgtGAGAAGCtaaaatgtgcattttaaaagtgtgcaaaaacattatttttttatttttatggttAACTTGCAAACCATAAATGTGTGCAGCTGGAAGGAAGACTCACTCAGCGCTGCTATTCTTAAAAGTCTTATGTGTGTCCGGAATATTTTCCTTTCTGATCCAGAAGTGTAATGACAATCTGGCAGTCTCGCGATTTTTACCACAAAATAGTCATGTCATTGTATGTTTGGCTTCAACTTGCATTTACATTTGGAGAAGTGTACtttgggaaacaaaaaaaaatggtaaaCTGAGCGCAATCATATTTGGTCCTTTTCGCAGCTTTATGAATTAATCCTCGGCTTTGGGTTTGTATTCCACGGGGATCTCTTGTACTGCAGAGCTGCTCCATTTCCGATTCATTATGGTAGCTTGGGTTTAGGATtcaatatgctttttttttttttttttcctaaatggACTATGTCAGTCCTTGTGTTTTGCTAACgctggtctgtctgtctgtttgttttcgTTCTTAGGTGGCCAACCTGGCGTGCTCCATCTCCAACAATGAGGAGGGAGTGAAGCTGGTCCGCATGGCAGCATCTCAACTGGAAACTCTTTGCCCCCAGGTTTGTTCCACCCGGCTGAATGATTGTGCACCTCTATGGGAGGCTTCCACATGTCTCCTAATACAAGTTATTCACTAATTGAAAACTGAAAGTGCTGCACTAACAAGCTAACTCCTGATTTTGAGAGACTCAAATGGCATTTGCGCTATAGAGGTGAAGAAGTGACCTGAACTCACAATTGTTGTTGAGTAGTCATTCTTTCAACGATGTGTTAATTTGATTAATAAGAGAATGGGCAAAGTAGTCACAAACATGCCTCACAGAAGTGGCCTCGCTAGCAGTTATGATAATGAGTTACCGGTGCAGAGACAAGGGCATGATCCCCTGCAGGTTCCTCACCTCGTTTTCTTTCAGCAACATTCCGAATGCAACACCACCTGGGATGTGAATTCCGGGTCTCAGTTGGTGAGGCTGAAAATTGCCCATGTGCAATTTGTCTTCCGCCCTTTCCCTGGTATTGAGCAACTACATACACAAAAGAATGTCTCCTTTTCTATTTACGTTCATATTGCaattttataatatattatgaTTAGaatgaaattatatatatatatatatatatatatataatataaataaattacacCCATACCCAATGGAATAAAGTTTTGTacaaataaaatacatcaacagtTTTCCTCATTCGTTTTCCTTTTAGTCTCTTGATTCAGTTACTGTTTGTACTCTCACCTGTGCTAGACTCGCATCGAGCACCAAAGGAGCTGTATTTTCACGTTTCTATCCCCCCATTTCCAAAACGTCCATCTTTCCTAACCGTTTAGAAATGTTCAAACTGCAACAATAAAATGCCACTCTGATTTAATTTGACATATGCTGAACGTAGGAAGTCATCTGTAGCGTTAGAATAAAGAGCATCAATAGTTCTTTGTCTGTGTCCACCATTGATCCTGTCTTACCATTTTAACAGTCAGTCTCTCATCTATTCCCCTGAGTCTTAGCCGACGTCTCCACTGTGCTGCCACTACTCCTTTTTTAATCTCTTCTAATGACTCCCATTCATCCTGAGCTTTGCAATTCACAAGTTCCTTTCCCCAAAACAAACtgatctgttttatttcattgcaatccttcaaaacatgaaatgaattTGCTTCACGCTGCTGTCCCAGCAATGCaatggggtgggagggggcttCGTGCAATCAACCTATGCTAATGTTGTGGTTGAGGGCTGTGCTGTAATGGAGCTTTAATGGCTGTAATTGGGTAATTACAGGTGATTAATGCAGCGTTGGCCCTTGCTGCCAAGCCCAACAGTAAGGTGGCCCAGGACAATATGGATTTGTTCAAGGAGCAGTGGGAGAAGCAGGTCCGAGTCCTCACCGATGCCGTCGATGACATAACGTCCATCGATGACTTCCTCTGCGTGTCCGGTGAGTTGCATTTCGTGGCCACTGTACTGCTGGACTAATCATTGGTCCTTTTTTAGgggcctttttttaatgattataAATGTGTAACTTGACCataaatgattttaaatgtgtaaCCTGATTCCGGTCAGTTGTGAAATGGATTTGCACGTATTGGTGATATTAGTCCTTTCTGAACCGAGCCATACTGATTGGGCTCTACCGGGGGGAAATCAGCATAACTATGTCTGAAATTAACATCATGTCACGTGTATTAAAATGCACAAATGGTTTGTCGTGCGTACCCTCAAAGCGTTCTCGTTAAGCATTAAGCAGAGTGACTTCTCTCACCTCCAGCCAAGGGCGGATGATAATTTACACAGTGAACATTTGCATTTTACAGGCTCCACATCAATAAGCTGAATTTGTCTTCAGCCCTCCCCATCCAATACTTGAGCTTCCCAGTGGCCCTCTTAATTTGAGGACTATGCAAACACAGAATGAAGGCATTTTCTCAATATTACTACTATCAACATGTTCCGTCTTGGATTAAAGCATATCTCCGgtgaaaacaaatccaaacactAAGCTCTTTGCATCCAGGCGAAACATGGCATGGATTTGTTTGCGTATTGCAAAGTATACACCATTAACTGATGCATTGTGTTCTGTCCCCAGAGAACCACATCCTGGAGGATGTGAATAAGTGCGTCATCGCTCTGCAGGAGAAAGATGTTGACGGTTTGGATCGCACTGCCGGGGCTATCCGAGGCCGTGCCGCCAGAGTCGTCCACGTGGTCACCT
This window contains:
- the lrrtm2 gene encoding leucine-rich repeat transmembrane neuronal protein 2 yields the protein MGFHSRWPLVGPAPAALCLSVISMLLVCLLPPASCTTCPQKCRCEDLQFYCDTQGLQAPPDAVDKGALGLSLRHNTITELSPDQFYGFSQLTWLHLDHNQITAVQEDAFQGLYKLKDLNLSSNRITKLPNTSFIHLINLQILDLSFNQMTALEPELFHGLRKLQILHLRSNLLRTTPVRAFWDCRSLEYLGLSSNRLRSLARNGFAGLIKLKELHLEHNQLTKINLAHFPRLVALQFLYLQWNKISNLTCGMEWTWTTLEKLDLTGNEIRVLTSDVFQTLPNLKILLLDNNKLSSLYPQVMDMWQSLGTIGLSSNYWECTKRICSLATWLSTFKGRWEHSILCHSPEYAQGEEILDAVYGFQLCQNFSAPVVQTTSTTTDATIAAETTSSLFGIMQQTPTLDYAEDFGSFTIVTTTTTTTTTTTTTRRTAQATTATLEEEAVTEDSSAMDNTVMTQRVIIGTMALLFSFFFIIFVVYISRKCCPPTLRRIRHCSAIQNRRQMRTQQRQPMADLATQVPYNEYEPSHEEGALVIINGYGQCKCQQLPYKECEV